Within Neoarius graeffei isolate fNeoGra1 chromosome 21, fNeoGra1.pri, whole genome shotgun sequence, the genomic segment GAATTTAATATCAGAAGAAGATTTCGCTCAAGTGCTCGATTTCTTTCAGTCAGTCCTGCAGATATTACCGAGCCAAGTTCCTCAAGTATGTTCTCCTCATGAAATGGACTCACGCTGAGAACTGAAGCAGTCATTAGTGGCAGTGCTTAGCTTTCATATATATTTCTGTCCTCTGTCAAAAAATACATGTATATGTGCTAATCAACGACTTAACTCCTATCAATCTAcaatcactggccactttattaggaacacctgtccaCCTGCTTGtgcatgcagttatccaatcagccaatcatgtaagTACAGgttaagagcttcagttcattttcacatcaaacatcagaatgagagcAAATGTGATCTGAGGGACTTGGACCATGGCATAGTTGCTGTTGCCAtacgggctggtttgagtatttgagAAACTCTTgaactcctgggattttcacacacaaccgtcCCTAGAGTtcatacagaatggtgtgaaaaagacaaaaaaaagccttgttgatgaaaGAGGTCAGATAAGAATGGACAGACTGGTTTGAGGTGACAGGAAGACAATGGTAACTcatataaccactctttacaactgtagtgagcagaaaagcatctcggaaagcaccactgcttgaagaacgcATCGGGTTCCACTCATATCAGCCTGGAAAAGGAATCTaaagctacagtgggcacaggctcactgaaactggaTTTCATTAATTatgctatccacattcactggatatgagcaatcacacactctgattggctactctactactactaggatatcagctcagataccgtgagtagagaaaaacaaaatgtcggagcatgttactgaaccaatcgaggacggaataaaagctctacttgaaaacaaaactccgaaaaatttttaaaaatcgcaataaaatatggaatgaaagtatttcatggtaagaacgtatcttttttatttttcaagaattattatagcatttttcacaaattgctaccatcatttcaccagtttgtttgcattctaagtggaaatgattttgttggatgttttgtatgtcgtttttatttatctcatctcatctcatcatctctagccgctttatcctgttctacagagtcgcaagcaagctggagcctatcccagctgactatgggcgaaaggcagggtacaccctggacaagtcgccaggtcatcacagggctgacacatagacacagacaaccattcacactcacattcacacctacggtcaatttagagtcaccagttaacctaacctgcatgtctttggactgtgggggaaaccggagcacccggaggaaactcacgcggacacggggagaacatgcaaactccgcacagaaaggccctcgccggccacggagctcgaacccggaccttcttgctgtgaggcgacagcgctaaccactacaccgccgtgccgccttgctatcggctcatgtatgactcaatttcgtggaataactgttaagtatgtGTACCAATCAATGTGCTAATCAATTAATAATGTTATTAAAACATTGGATTTGTAGAGAATATAGCAGGGTTGTGTACAGAATGCTTTAACATTTAGACTGGATCCAGAAACAGTTGACATATGGGCTACGATTTTTAAGACCCATCAAGCCATTAACCTTGTTTTGTTGTATTTCAGTAAATTAAAGATTATTTCGCAATGTCATTAAGACATCAGTTAGAAATGTATGTTCCTGAATTATTTGAAGTAAATCGAGGACTGTCCAGCTAAAGCCTGTTCTACTTTAATTAAGGGCTACAGTCAGCAGTGTCCCCAAGGTAGTGTTCATCTGAGCAGATTTTTCCCTCTGCCCAAAGTGAACCCCTGATATGCTGAGGTGGCATTTCATTTCGCATTTTGCAGCAGCCTGTGAAATTTGAAACTGTCAAATGAGAGATTTGTATCAGACACCACAATTAGCCTTCTTCCATGAAACATGTAACAGCAGCCTGAAGAGCACAGACAGCACACTAGGGACCTTATTAGCATCTTATCCAAGGTACTGGCCAAAATATAGAGGGTATGGCTTTGGATTTTGCTGCCACCTGGTGGTAAAAGCTTTCAACAGCACCCTCTGGGAAGCAGGAAGATgtcgaggaagaagaagaagaagcagaggaAGCggcaggaagaggaggaggaggcagtGACTCCTAGTGGCTAAGTggattaagtgcattttagcataATAATTCTGTAAAGCATAGGCTCCTGTTaaacatcctttcaacacacaTACTGAGTTTATAGTATACAATTGTAGGAGAGTAATGAGTAatatataatcacactatctggtgTTACcctgatgaggatgggttcccttttgagtctggctcctctcaagaTCTCTTCCTCATGGTTtttaagggagtttttccttgtcatggttgtctctggcttgctcattgctTGATTAAGGCTCATCAGTTTGTCCACAGGGCTTTCTGTGAAACATATTCCAGCCTCCTGCTACAAAATGAGGCTACATTTAGTTTTATAATGTCAAATGTTCTCAAACCAGTCCCGTTCCAGTTTTATTGAACCACAGTGTCTGTCGATTAAACGAAATGCACCGAAGATGCCATATCTCAACGTAGGAATGAAAGGAATGCTTGGCTGTGGCAGGAGGCAGGCAGGCGGTGCaggggtcgctggaggctgggtaaTGGCTCACCACATAACTGGAGCGTGAAACCAGGAGTTTGAAACACAGCAGGGGAGCGGATGCTCATTACGAAGTGCTTGTTTGCTTGATTAGTGCCAGGAAGTTTAGGCATTGTATGAGAAGATCTTCGACGTCTGTGGGGTACAGGGAGTATCACAGATAACGCCTTTACTTAATGAAAGCAAGGGAAGGAAGTAATCTCTGTCTGTTCAAGGCCACTGTGTGCATCCTCATTTTCTTTGCTTGACTTGGCAAACACTCTTTATCTTTCACAATTGTGACAGGTTTGCCTCATTGTTCCAGGCTATATATCAGGAGACAGGCTGACAAACATGCAGTATGTCAGTGTGCTTTAGCTCCTGTGCCTGCTCTGCCCTGAAACAATGCATAAGAACTGAGGCTTTAACTAGCATACCATACTGTAGGCAGGGAGATACCAGCACGGCCAACTGGTATATACTGTATACTCGAGCAAGGCTAAGCTTTTCCTCTGTCAAGGAAAATATGTATAAAAATAAGGCTCGGGTTTTGGCATTCATGTTGTCATATTTGCTGTaaacagcaaaaaataaaaataaaaattacaacAGCAAAAACAATATTTATTGTCGAATCAAGAACAATAGCATAacaaacttccatccatccatccattatctgtagccgcttatcctgtacagggtcacaggcaagctgaagcctaggaCGACAAACAGCTATAAGCAAAATACACAGAATGGTATAAAGTAGAAGCTGAGGCTGATTTCtatctagcccagactgtagattcacaCAGCTTATTGTTGACGGTCATGTTAGGTGAACACAGAGTGAAACGCTCCCTCGACTTTGTGTGAATTTGGACTAATTTATTTCAGTCTGCTTTACTGAAACATCATTAACGTCATCAGTAGTGATTGAGAATGCGTACATGAAATACAATAATAAAACATTGAAATAGTGGGTTTAATAACTATGAACAAGGTGGATGACTTTCATGAAAGCATTTTGAAAAATctctaaaaaaaataattaaaaaaaatcagtgtgtgtgtgtgtgtgtgaggggcggcacggtggtgtagtggttagcgctgttgcctcacagcaagaaggttctgggttcgagccccggggctggcgagggcctttctgtgtggagtttgcatgttctccccgtgtccgcgtgggtttcctccgggtgctccggtttcccccacagtccaaagacatgcaggttaggttaactggtgactctaaattgaccgtaggtgtgaatgtgagtgtgaatggttgtctgtgtctatgtgtcagccctgtgatgacctggcgacttgtccagggtgtaccccgcctttcgcctgtagtcagctgggataggctccagcttgcctgcgaccctgtagaaggataaagcggctacagataatgagatgtgtgtgtgtgtgtagtagttgtagtagtttTATGTCTATGCTAGAAGACTTGAAACCTGATTATTTCATAACATTAATGGCAAGTTACTCAAACTTTTTTCAACCTTCCTGTTGAATATCATGACAGGCCTTGACTGGCTACgagtaatactttttttttttcttataacaCATTTGACTACTAAAAACATTGTTGGGTATGTTGTGGAGTAAGAAAGTGTGTAAACTGGGTATTGAAAAGGCTAAAATTGCTCGATATGCGTCTCCAAACATGGATGCAAAAGTTGAAATTCAAATGCTGTTGACAGTCAAAACAATATATAAGTCCAGTTATATGTAAACAAAGAATAAATATATTGTTTTAGGTTTACGTTTTTATTTACTCAAAGAGCAAAACGTCAAGAAGAAAATATAACTGGTTAATGAAATTGTCATATTTTCAAcatgtaaaataacaaaacaaaccACCAAACCTCATTTTATAATTATTTTGGTAACACAAGTCTTGTATAGTACTTCATGCTTTACTCATCAGAGTTACAAGCAGTTATATATCTAAAACTAGCAATCACTGGCATTTCTATTTTTCTTAAGACACCAGCTTGTTTAAAGTTTAGCACCAGGCTCTTTATAAAGCCTTGGTCAGAAATTAAATCTACAAGTAGTTAATGATGTTAACAACCAAACACTGTATGCAGAACTCAACAGAACAGAAGGTCTTGATCAAGATCCTCTCGTGGGGCATTGTGTCTGACTCGGCATTCTACACTGATTTTACTCAGAGGAAGCCGAGAGAAATAATTAGAGTTTTTAGTGGCACAGATGAAGTGATGAAGAATCTTCGTTGCAATGGCTGAAGGCCTGAAACGCCCTGGTAGAGGCACATCATGGTATAAAATAGCTCCCCTTCCTACACATCCTGTTGTCTTTTATTGACGTCCTTTAACAAGCTGCAGACTGAAAGCCTCCTACACAGACATGGCCTGTACATAAAGACCTCCTGGGGCTGAAGATTCTAAAATCATATGCCAGCTCAGAGTATTCTGAAGACCTAGAACCTATCAAAACAATTCCAAGACAAAATTCTGGAAAAGCATCTAAAgcgtctctccatccatccattcatccatccaaatTTTTGGCCTTGACACAAAGTTTTACATGTGGCAGAAACCCAGTATTGCTCATCATAACGAGAACACCGTTCgcatagtgaagcatggtggtggtagtatcatgctgaGTGTTACCCTTCACCCTTAACATTTTGGCAAACGAAATAGATTTTTCCTACCATGTCAGTATTATTTGCTATTTTATGTATATTAATGATACATAATCCAAATTTCATCTATTTCACTTCCAGATtataacactacaaaatgtgaacaagttcaagggggtgaatactgatGCAAGCCACTCTAAATGTTCCCTCTAAAAGAGCATCTGGTCCCAATGAGCCTGAAATACAGAAATGGCCCCATACAGAAAGATCTCCTGGGGCTGGATTAAAAATGGACAGAACTGTCTAATTATGTGACAGTTTAGCGTTCTGAGCCAGAAACTTTGTGTTCTCACTCCCAGGCTGGTTCTCTCTCTGCTGGCGACTCAGCACGGCTGTGACGACATTTGTTACACCTATCACAGAGGTGGATTAAATGCTGTCCTGTGTTACTCTTAGTAGCACCAGGCAAGTAGGTGGAATTTATGCGAGTAGTTTTCCAAATGCAGCTGTAGAATCGGTCACTTAATTATGACTTATTTGTTCTACAAGATCTTCTGCTGCATAGCTAATGTAGAAGAGATAAATTGTAAAATAAAACCATGGGCAGTTATGATGCTacgtgatgctaccaccaccatgcttcactatgggAAAAGCAAGCTCATCCCCTGCATAGCTAATATAGAAAAGAGAAATTGTAAAATAAAACCATGGGCAATTACGCCTACTGATGAGAAAGACGACAGCATTGTATACCAGTGAAATAGTGTCTCTTCTAGCATGTATGCAGTGGGCACAGTAATCAGTGGCTCACTGAAAGGTTTGATGAAGATGAAAATGATGACAATGGCTTGCATAAGTATCCCCCACCCCctgaacttttccacattttggaGTGTTATAACCTGGAAGGTCCTTATTTACCAACTCACTGACTTTTGGTGAACAACTCCTAGAGGCAGAGTCATGGTACtgctatattctttccatttttttttttaaataatggattGAATGGTCCTCCATGGGAGCATCAGATTTTGGGATATTCCATAACTGAaatctgactgatacctttccagaactttgtcccagccttttttttattatttttttattgtgtttTCATTTTCACGGTGCTGTTACTTTCGATATTTTATCTAACAAACTCTGCGACCTTCCAGAAACAAGTGTATTTATTCTGAGGTCAattcaactaattatatgacatAAAGTGAATTAACAATTTCTAACACTTTGTTGATTGCAGCTAGTGGGTGACATTACGTtgatatatagctaaataactatctgtgccgagtttcccaaaagcattgtagcacaaagatcatcgttaaatggtagagcgagcagcacaatgaacactctctctcttagttaagatgctcttagcattaagaggcttttgggaaacccaccactgttcTGTTGCATGCTATTTTTGTTTTCCTGGTTATCAAGTGCCTGTAAATGCGTAGTTTTCTTTACAAAAGAAGAAcgcaacagtttggtgatgtcatgGGGTTGTTGATTTGTTGCAAGAAAGGGATGTGCAATCAAATATTAAGTGTTATTTACTTTAAGACTATCTGTTCCAATACATTTGCTCACCTAAAGATTGCACGGGCTTACCCCAAAGGTGCCATCTCGATGTAAATATCAgctaatgaaagctgaaattctgatttgTTGCCTCATATTCTGATCTCAAACGGCTTCAGTAAATAGCAAAATCGAAAGAATTGGCCTTGGTGTTCCATTACTTTTGGAGGAGACTGTGTGAGGCACTGGGAAGAGAAAAGCGGTCATACTTATTTCAGTGAAAAACTTGCACTCAAGCTACATGCCTGTTTTCAGTGTTGTGTAGGCGTTTAGGGGAAGGTGTGGGACGGGTCATGGTGATGCTGGGTAGTTGTTTCTCTTGTGGGTTGCAGAGCTGCACAGTGCGCTGCATCAGGGAACTGCCCAGCCCCTGGGGCACAGGCAACACGGCTTCTACCTGTAATAGGTGATGAGAGTTGACGTGGGGCAGAGCTGCATGATAGGGCTCCTCAAAGCCTGAAAATGGCTCAAGCAAATGTGAATCATTTGAGCAGGGGAGGTAGCTTTCCTCTAAAAGGCAGTGAAGAGTTCCTCTGTTCAGCACCTGTGCTCTTTTCCGCACAGGCCTCAGAGGCTGGCAAGCCTGCACATTGTGTCTGGTCTTTTTCATCAAGTCAGGAGTGATGGGGTAAACGCCCTGTACCACTGGACTCTGGAATGTGATTCGGGGATCCTGGGACACTTTGTTAGATGAGGATGAGGGCAGGTGCTGGCAGCTTGCTTTTATATGCCATGTCTTTTCAGGAGGACGGCTCTCACTGAGAGGTGCATACTGAGGAAGACCGGCTAGGCAAGGATGCTGCGTCGAACCCATTTCCACTTTGTTTGGCCTTCAAAAGCAAGAAGAAACAGGACAGCATTAAACTTTGATGTGACACATGTGCACATACAGTAAAAAGAGTGTAAATGAAACACCAAGTGAAACCAGAGTTCAGTTAGAGTCTACGCATGgccacgtgggtttgctccgaCTTCTTCCTTTTCCTTCTACTTTTCAGCTGGTAAGTGGATTAGCTACTCAAAATTGCCCCAAGTGTAAATGTGTactggtgtattcctgcctcttgcccagtgtTACTGGGATAAGTTCTGGATTCCGCCATgattctgaccaggataaagagctTACTGAAGGTGAGTGAATAAAGTACAagcagagatggacaaagtacccaacttcattacttaagtcaaagtacagatcccactggtcaaatgttactccgatacaagtgaaagttgtccagccaaatttttacttaagttcaaatactaaagtacttgcttttaaaaatactgaagtattaaaagtacattttctgtcaacacatcgttgtattattgccacaacgcttacaaaacctaatgctgttaccaaagacagaaatgcgaattcacaaaatgaacgcatgctgtgccatcatggtggtttaacgttaagctagctagtcagtgaaactccacctgacatgctagcaaactcttttcaaactcgaaatcatattgggtagctaacgctactagcaaagaaacatttctacattctgtttatttggccagattatgctaaaacatttctgaaaggacttcagataagttaacattattcatgttagcttgactctgtttttacatgctaactaacagtgtccaagttaactagctatgtgttaacattagccgtggacaaggcgatggcaacttggcgggcaaatccatagaaagtcatttgactaaccagactgcatcattattgcaacgttatcgctagctctaaaagcacagacaacttcattacaagctttttcttggaataaaacgtttatatacctcaatatgcttccgcaggtcggacggcgagtttttgtaggccgtgatgaagtttgtttttggcaaacaaagcaaacatttaaaacgaaacgactctttaatcctttcagaaaactgaaacatgggttcatgggccatgagtgcatgcgttctccagaagaaccgcgtccttccattccgccatcaactgatcgtgttcaaataaagctgctgagaaatcattgaacttgattttatacagtctatagacgtgacgtgaccctagtgattactgatcgtctgtctcagtgtcacctgcgaaaaaaccaatcacgttttagaaaagaaaagaaaaaacatccactttcaaagctgcttcatagtaacgaggaccttgattgaaatgtagtggagtaaaaagtacgatatttgcctttcaaatgtagtaaagtcataagtttaaaaaaaaaatactcaagtaacgtacagatactcaaagagtgtacttaagtacagtactcaattaaatgtacttcattactgtccacctctgagtaCAAGGTTGCGTAAAACACCAGTTATATTTTGTACTGTACATTTTGTGAAATAAAGATGAGTACTGTTAAAAATAAAAGCAGTTATGAATCTTCAAGGAATTCATCTTTTACCTTTCAGAAAAAGTCAGCTTATGATTCAGTCTCATCTCACTGCTTGCTAGTTAACTTTCTCCCTGAacattttcttcattttattgttccactttaaTTTTAGTTTAATTTATTTACTCTCTCTGCCGTAGAAGCTGATAGTTATGGATATATGTGTGTTCTTCTAACGTTGTCTCCTTCACCTTTCTCTCTGTACCTACATTTCTCTCTTCCTGACATTTCTGAATTTCCGAGCACtttgtccctgtctctctctctgtctcacacacacacacacacacacacacacacacatggtgtgAGCAACCAGCCTTATCATAAATAAGCAGAAAATAGCTCTGTGTGCTTCTGCTGTGCAAGATATTTGCTGTGCACTTTTGAAATTGCACTCGCGGACTTCAACAAACAAGTTTTTTACTGCAAAGTGAAGTTTAGCTGAAAGCAACAGCAAAAAGCATTGTGATTGTGACACCTGGAATTATTTCAGAGCGCAAAGAAAGAATGATATTTTTTTCGATAAATGAGAAAATTGCAACCTTTTATCTGACATTAGTTTCAGAGTACATTGCCTTGTGTAGCTCATCGTTCTTTAAGAGTGTTTTACCTGCATCCAGCTCGGCATGGTGGCCTCTCCAGAACTGTGGATTTGATGGCAGGAAGAAACCCCCTGGTGCGCGTACATCCAGTACCTTTTACCACCAGAGTGCATCTACAGAAACATTGAAGGTTCCATTTTTCCATCAGGCACAGTTTATATGGGGCATGATCATTTGTTCAGACATTAAAAGGAATGATTTTGTATATTCTAATGACGATATTTCATTAATTACTTGGACGTGACCAGAAGTGGGAGGCTCAAGTCAGAGATGCCTTGTCCTTTGAGGCCTGCGTGTGACCTGTTAACCTTAGATTCAGAGGCCAATGCGTTCATCACCATGGGCAGGCTTTTTAAGCTttgaatatcatcatcatcatcatcatcatcatcctgatGTGTTCCTTTAATGAGATGAGGCAGTGTGCCAGTTACATCCTACAGATGATATAAACATGACAAAATAATCAACATTAATACAGCTCTACTTTGTAATATCATCTCAGGAGTTTTCTGTGTATGACTAAAtatttagcagttattccacaaaatcgagtcgtacataagctggtagctgatgaggcgcttagcaccgagtcggctataagcgatgtatgatgagattaagtggaataactgttttattctatccacattcactggattttgagaaacagagcatttttattttgatttttgcaaattcgataaataaaaacttgatgcaaaatgtccgacaaaatcatttccatttagaatgtaaacaacccgGCGAAACGACAGTAGCGAGTTGTGAAAaatgcagtaataataataattcttgaagaataaaaaagatacattcttaccatcaaatattttcattccatattttgttgctttttttttttgtattttatgggTTTTCttcggcggttggcaaaccaacttaaaggtgcattactgccaccgactgggctggagtgtggaacaggcgatattggggggggggggggggggggaactatattctcatctcatctcattatcattatctctagccgctttatcctgttctacagggtcgcaggcaagctggagcctatcccagctgactacggacgaaaggcggggtacaccctggacaagtcgccaggtcatcacagggctgacacatagacacagacaaccattcacactcacattcacacctacggtcaatttagagtcaccagttaacctaacctgcatgtctttggactgtgggggaaaccggagcacccggaggaaacccacgcggacacggggagaacatgcaaactccgcacagaaaagccctcaccggccatggggctcgaacccaggaccttcttgctgtgaggcaacagcgctaaccactacaccaccgtgccgccggaactatattcttttagccatttctgtttcttttaaatacttgataatttttggtgttttgttttcgagtagagtttttatttcatcttcagttggttcagcaacacactacatcattttgtttttctctactcacagtatatgagctgatatcctagtagccgagtagccaatcagaacgcgccattgctcatatccagtgaatgtggataaaataaaatattttaaaagtagcATGGGTGTAAAGCAATAAAGCAATGCCACTATCGGTATCTGGACgtgtttagtgctccaaatattcatctcgtctcatcatctctagccgctttatccttctacagggtcgcaggc encodes:
- the si:dkey-39a18.1 gene encoding uncharacterized protein si:dkey-39a18.1 isoform X2, producing the protein MFLILRECKVKEMGITDRHAVMEEAANWPAAVHVHKLNHRRTRRSQSPSREVSPVPSYFSEPVSIRKRKDVTGTLPHLIKGTHQDDDDDDDDDIQSLKSLPMVMNALASESKVNRSHAGLKGQGISDLSLPLLVTSKCTLVVKGTGCTRTRGFLPAIKSTVLERPPCRAGCRPNKVEMGSTQHPCLAGLPQYAPLSESRPPEKTWHIKASCQHLPSSSSNKVSQDPRITFQSPVVQGVYPITPDLMKKTRHNVQACQPLRPVRKRAQVLNRGTLHCLLEESYLPCSNDSHLLEPFSGFEEPYHAALPHVNSHHLLQVEAVLPVPQGLGSSLMQRTVQLCNPQEKQLPSITMTRPTPSPKRLHNTENRHVA
- the si:dkey-39a18.1 gene encoding uncharacterized protein si:dkey-39a18.1 isoform X3, which encodes MDVTGTLPHLIKGTHQDDDDDDDDDIQSLKSLPMVMNALASESKVNRSHAGLKGQGISDLSLPLLVTSKCTLVVKGTGCTRTRGFLPAIKSTVLERPPCRAGCRPNKVEMGSTQHPCLAGLPQYAPLSESRPPEKTWHIKASCQHLPSSSSNKVSQDPRITFQSPVVQGVYPITPDLMKKTRHNVQACQPLRPVRKRAQVLNRGTLHCLLEESYLPCSNDSHLLEPFSGFEEPYHAALPHVNSHHLLQVEAVLPVPQGLGSSLMQRTVQLCNPQEKQLPSITMTRPTPSPKRLHNTENRHVA
- the si:dkey-39a18.1 gene encoding uncharacterized protein si:dkey-39a18.1 isoform X1 is translated as MFLILRECKVKEMGITDRHAVMEEAANCFCLDTRPAAVHVHKLNHRRTRRSQSPSREVSPVPSYFSEPVSIRKRKDVTGTLPHLIKGTHQDDDDDDDDDIQSLKSLPMVMNALASESKVNRSHAGLKGQGISDLSLPLLVTSKCTLVVKGTGCTRTRGFLPAIKSTVLERPPCRAGCRPNKVEMGSTQHPCLAGLPQYAPLSESRPPEKTWHIKASCQHLPSSSSNKVSQDPRITFQSPVVQGVYPITPDLMKKTRHNVQACQPLRPVRKRAQVLNRGTLHCLLEESYLPCSNDSHLLEPFSGFEEPYHAALPHVNSHHLLQVEAVLPVPQGLGSSLMQRTVQLCNPQEKQLPSITMTRPTPSPKRLHNTENRHVA